The Dreissena polymorpha isolate Duluth1 chromosome 8, UMN_Dpol_1.0, whole genome shotgun sequence genome includes the window gtcatccttcaaggccaaaggtcaaatatatggcttcaaagcagcacagtaagggacattgtgtttcttacaaacacatctcttgtttaatttgagtttaaATATTTCCAGCCTGACTGTGATAACACTGTTTGTTGAGGGACATTGGTCGGCTAGTCACAAGCTAGCAGATATAAACTCAGCTACAGGTAAATATGCATATGATGCAAAGATTGTGAAGAAAAATTTGAAGACATTATTGAATTGCCCTGTAGACACTCGTCAGTGAACTTTTTAGTTGGTCAACTATGGGTGATATTTTAGAAGTATAATTAAAAAATGGATGAAAATTCAAATTAATTTTCTGCTGATCTTTCACAAAACATGATCTTACATCTTGATAATTTTGTGTATACTAATAATTTAAGACTTTGAAGATTGTTTGTTACATCTCACTTGTGTAGTTTTCTTAATGAGACCCCACCGGTTTACcgttatatgtgtgtgtgtgtgatggaTTGTGCATGATGGAGCAGGCTTTGCAACTATGTATTTTTGAACTTACTCTGTACTGTTTATACAAAAGTTAATCCATTTATTTttctgtatattaatgattttcttaGGGTGTTTAATAGAAAGAACCATTTACATGACTATcatttattgaaatacaaatatCATTGCCAGTTTTTGTGTTAACTTTTGATGCATGTACATGACTTCCATGCATGTGTTTGCTTTCTAGCTCACCTTATCACATTGTaatcatggtaagcttttgttaTAACTTTTCATCTGCCGTCCGTCATCAACATGTACCTTGTTAAAACTTAGAGAGGACACGTTTATTACACCATCTTCATGAagcttgctcagaacatttttcccaatCCCAATGAATGGCCAAGTTCAAAACTGGATCAggtggggtcaaaaacaaggtttCTAGGTATACCAGTAATTagagaaaaagcttgtgaaaactctaCAATACACTTTTTTGGCCAATCTTGGTTAAACTTTCTTAGAATATTTGTACCaattataaaaaatgatatatttttaccacttaaaattataagtggaagttttaattatttggctatagtgaaaccttgtgaacactctaaaagtcccCCATTTTTCCCCAACTTTAATGCAACTTGCACAGATGTTTACTAAAGATATCTCAGACTAGTTTGATTTTTATGACCcaggatcgaaagatcgggggaatattgtgtttggcctgtcagtcagtcattttgtgtgtcccaaaactttaaccttggtcataaattttgcaatattgaagatagcaatttgatatttggcatgcatgtgtatctcatggacctgcacattttgagtggtgaaaggtcaaggtcatccttcaaggtcaaaagtcaaatatgtggcttcaaagcggcacaatagggggcattgtgtttctgacaaacacatctcttgttttattcagCAGTACAATTCGATAGGGTCCAGTTTAATAATGGGATGTGGTTTTATTGCAGAAGAACCGGAAGGAAGATGTAGGTCAAAAGAATTGAAGATAATATCAGAGTGTTCACCATGTAAACCCTTGGAGATGGAGGTACAGATTTAACAGAAAATACTCTTCTTACGTATTGGTAAAATGATCAGTTTAATTGAGCCACGGTTAGGGACAATCAGGCTTACATGTACAGTGTAATGCTTGCTGCCTAGATGGGATTTTCGTACAGAAGAGActaactttaaatgaaaaattcaattTAAGCACAGtgtggacaacactttaggcacatgcagtaTAAAGTGCAGTGTTTTCAGTGAGTGGATCAATTATTACATGTTGTTACTTATATTTCAGCCCCttgtataatattatatgtaGCATATAAATGATATGTATTTGTAAGAAATAGCCGGACAACTTCATTCagtctttattattttattttttgcgaTTCAATTCATGATATTAATTCTATTTgatgttttacttttatttaactAGCAAACATTCTGCATTAAAACTGGATACCAGGAAAAAGTACAGTGTGGAAATGACAAAAACAGTACATTTAGTCGCAGGTAATCTACCAAATAGCTTCCCTTTGAATACTTTGAACACTAACACTTAACACTTTAAAAATAGtcaatattaaaatgtgtttttgtacaCTTTAAGCAGTATGTCTTTATTTGTAGATATGCATATTGTTTACATAATGCCTACCATCTCAACTTGTTGAAACATTTTCTTCCATGGTTTGACTCATTAATAAAAGCAgatttgttaaattatttgttacacGGATGTACACATATTTGGA containing:
- the LOC127842646 gene encoding uncharacterized protein LOC127842646; this translates as MIEFCTRKRMVLTILILLSLTVITLFVEGHWSASHKLADINSATEEPEGRCRSKELKIISECSPCKPLEMEQTFCIKTGYQEKVQCGNDKNSTFSRSCKLDPWIQEKRFWMLEIATCIVGLLSYSVVKYRQGILDQQLLEKVNRQIAA